Proteins encoded together in one Argiope bruennichi chromosome 1, qqArgBrue1.1, whole genome shotgun sequence window:
- the LOC129977422 gene encoding INO80 complex subunit D-B-like, with product MMFEGKHIHYSPLNKKPLCSYSGKLCKQRRINGYAFCIRHILEDKSAPFKQCAHVARYNKQKCTNPIPSNENREFCNSHMQVAGMLPKKERKIKKEKEKEVLLSVEGKLKFADRLKALLTKESSVSCNEDTYNSDDPYAFPDTVSENENGCIGFSATPILRTVWNNSQKSSPDTSSLDSPSRCEQPTKITLSNDSKLKSNAPTLSQTMNRLHAKIAQNKLLDKQKKTQDSSQSNVPLINSQLQTIGNVKSDPLSPLEINSISSESNEAKRISEAIKDEIVIKMEPVEDNGRSEDSIVSNFISSPNPPSVVQADSRMSSGVNSCSSEKYFCDPDKSPAPSDISSKEKPLIETVKKEKPEAATNSRIPIVLRKLHRIFKNRKKQNKYIFPSGLYSSESDSSDSEDEGHLFSQLSRFCSWDRQSSNSLQNMKADSRTSQHAQLKTELLRNYYQLCRLHSLQKQERERQREIIQPLIEAARAYPMQATEILSNYLKNPLKQKKIDKPITSTKKFCTFKRDEVACPNPALPYTWHCKKHITYNVDQLLFEHCTAKFADNTQCCVPVFDVCHELPLCFEHAKKRDNYDKMASEPKPKKPRKKPKPSALTRPPKRGKKKKKPSSVRPSTPPPLPPPPPPVLPSVSLPSNCHQIEIPNVNSFSNEDIKSVEAVLPVPDLNKDINGDLHGDLESDLEDFSPGAIEKTLELPLDTAELANQATKLLEEHDFTDVLNKIPDDAFNDLFVDTRNGDYIPTREETEELERALAAVSKDVHLAKESLAKLSSATTGPDLEELERTIEIHGSLLGAENLTSAIDENSFADLPNNHMDTLNVISSSFSTSDLNSFTQALSAMTPESLDQTNLPCVTESSLIPNSLNVPLTNSELPHPEMLNGHSEILAGLHPLHVDPTFSSNLLNTSTGLSLTHPSTVDNKLFTNGSLLSTMFYNIGQVSSNTPPPQPQTFTVASISGSNTSEEVGLMSNSGGLNNSNNWLLNSPDVLAQLAYQNGFLVASQGSNSSYANSFIGKYPVQDIASEMALGSNDSPLMPPIGCNAENVICGTTEQPIHNISISNGPAPSLQQTSSVKVIVQEGAS from the exons ATGATGTTTGAAGGGAAACATATCCATTACTCTCCTCTGAATAAGAAACCTTTATGTTCATACAGTGGTAAACTTTGTAAACAGAGACGCATCAATGGCTATGCTTTTTGCATTCGACATATTTTGGAGGATAAATCTGCTCCATTTAAGCAATGTGCTCATGTTGCTCgatataataaacagaaatgtACCAATCCCATTCCTTCCAATGAAAATAGGGA ATTTTGTAATAGTCACATGCAAGTTGCTGGGATGTTGCCAAAGAAAGAACGCAAgattaaaaaggaaaaggaaaaagaagttCTCCTATCTGTTGAAGGGAAGTTGAAATTTGCTGATCGATTGAAAGCTTTATTGACAAAAGAAAGTAGTGTATCGTGTAATGAAGACACTTATAATTCTGATGATCCTTATGCATTTCCAGATACTGTTTCTGAGAATGAAAATGGTTGCATTGGTTTTTCTGCAACTCCTATTCTTAGGACTGTTTGGAATAATTCTCAGAAAAGCTCACCAGATACTTCATCCTTAGATTCCCCGTCAAGATGTGAGCAACCTACAAAAATTACACTTTCCAATGATAGCAAATTAAAGAGCAATGCTCCTACTCTGTCACAAACTATGAACAGACTTCATgctaaaattgcacaaaataaacTCCTTGATAAGCAAAAGAAAACTCAAGATTCTAGTCAAAGTAATGTACCCTTAATAAATTCCCAATTGCAAACAATAGGCAATGTAAAAAGTGATCCCTTGTCCCCCTTGGAAATTAATAGTATCAGTTCCGAATCTAATGAAGCTAAAAGAATCTCTGAAGCAATAAAAGatgaaatagttattaaaatggaACCTGTGGAAGATAATGGGCGATCTGAAGACTCTATAGTATCTAATTTTATATCTTCACCTAATCCACCATCAGTTGTTCAGGCTGATTCACGAATGTCATCTGGTGTGAATTCCTGTTCATCTGAAAAGTATTTCTGTGACCCTGATAAGTCTCCAGCGCCCAGTGATATTAGTTCTAAAGAAAAGCCTTTGATAGAGACAGTAAAGAAGGAAAAACCTGAAGCAGCAACGAATAGTAGAATTCCTATTGTGTTAAGAAAGTTgcatagaattttcaaaaacagaaaaaagcaaaataaatacatttttccatctg GTCTGTATTCATCTGAGAGTGACAGTAGTGATAGTGAGGATGAAGGTCACTTATTCAGTCAGTTATCTCGATTTTGTTCGTGGGATAGACAAAGTTCAAA ttctttacaaaatatgaaaGCGGATTCCCGAACATCTCAGCATGCTCAGTTGAAGACAGAACTCTTAAGAAATTACTATCAACTTTGTCGTTTGCATTCTCTTCAGAAGCAGGAAAGAGAACGACAGCGAGAAATTATCCAGCCACTTATAGAGGCAGCTCGAGCTTATCCTATGCAAGCAACTGAGATTTTATCCAATTACTTAAAAAATCctctgaaacaaaagaaaat TGATAAACCAATTACATCTACTAagaaattttgtacttttaaacgAGATGAAGTTGCTTGTCCCAATCCTGCTCTTCCGTATACTTGGCATTGCAAGAAAc ACATCACTTACAATGTTGACCAGCTTTTATTTGAACATTGCACTGCTAAATTTGCCGATAATACTCAGTGTTGTGTTCCTGTATTTGATGTTTGTCATGAACTTCCTTTGTGTTTTGAACATGCTAAAAAAAGg gataattatgataaaatggCATCTGAGCCAAAGCCAAAGAAACCTAGGAAAAAACCAAAGCCATCTGCATTAACTAGGCCCCCTAAGCGAGGCAAGAAGAAAAAGAAGCCAAGTTCTGTCCGTCCCTCAACACCTCCTCCtcttcctcctcctcctcctccagTATTGCCTTCTGTATCGTTACCTTCTAACTGTCATCAAATAG aaattccgaatgtaaattcattttctaatgaaGATATCAAATCTGTAGAAGCTGTTTTGCCTGTTCCTGacttaaataaagatataaatggTGATTTACATGGGGATTTGGAAAGTGATTTAGAGGATTTCTCTCCag GTGCTATTGAGAAAACTTTAGAACTGCCATTAGATACAGCTGAATTGGCAAATCAAGCTACAAAACTTTTAGAAGAACATGATTTTACTGAtgtcttaaataaaattccagatGATGCTTTTAATGATCTCTTTGTTg atACTAGAAATGGCGATTATATTCCTACTCGAGAAGAGACTGAAGAACTTGAAAGAGCTCTTGCTGCTGTTTCCAAAGACGTCCATTTAGCTAAAGAATCGCTTGCAAAATTATCATCTGCAACTACTGGACCTGATTTAGAAGAATTGGAACGTACAATAGAAATTCATGGCAGTTTATTGGGTGCTGAGAACTTGACAAGTGCAATTGATGAAAATTCCTTTGCAGATTTGCCCAATAACCATATGGAtacattaaatgttatttctaGTAGCTTTTCTACAagtgatttaaattcatttaccCAGGCTCTTTCTGCAATGACTCCAGAAAGTCTAGACCAAACTAATCTTCCCTGTGTCACTGAGAGCTCTCTTATACCCAATTCTTTAAATGTACCTCTTACCAATTCAGAACTCCCTCATCCTGAAATGCTCAATGGTCATTCTGAAATCTTAGCTGGGCTTCATCCTCTACATGTAGACCCTACATTTTCAAGTAATCTTTTAAATACTTCTACGGGTCTCAGTCTTACACATCCAAGTACTGTTGATAATAAGCTTTTTACGAATGGATCTTTACTATCCACAATGTTTTATAACATTGGACAAGTATCTTCCAATACACCTCCTCCACAACCACAAACATTTACTGTGGCATCCATCTCTGGGAGCAATACCTCTGAAGAGGTAGGTCTTATGTCTAATTCTGGAGGCCTTAACAATTCAAACAATTGGCTGCTCAATTCACCAGATGTCCTGGCACAACTAGCTTATCAGAATGGTTTTCTTGTGGCATCACAGGGGAGTAATTCATCTTATGCTAATTCATTTATTGGAAAATACCCTGTGCAAGATATTGCCTCTGAGATGGCCTTAGGATCTAATGACTCTCCTTTGATGCCTCCCATTGGTTGTAATGCAGAAAATGTGATATGTGGAACAACTGAGCAGCCGATACACAATATAAGTATTTCCAATGGACCTGCACCATCTTTGCAGCAAACTAGTTCTGTGAAAGTAATTGTGCAGGAAGGAGCTTCCTAG